A genomic window from Flavobacterium hankyongi includes:
- a CDS encoding MmcQ/YjbR family DNA-binding protein — MNIQQLYEFCLSKKGVTEHFPFDEDTLVFKVGGKMFCLTSLQEWEKGTPSLNLKCDPDKALELRAEYEGVNPGYHMSKVHWNTVDFNKDVSDKMMLELINDSYDLVFKSLTKKLQIEINNIN; from the coding sequence ATGAACATACAACAACTTTACGAATTTTGCTTGTCAAAAAAAGGGGTTACAGAACATTTTCCTTTTGATGAAGATACTTTGGTTTTTAAAGTAGGTGGAAAGATGTTTTGTTTAACGTCTTTGCAGGAATGGGAAAAAGGGACGCCATCTCTTAATTTGAAATGTGATCCTGATAAAGCATTAGAACTCCGTGCCGAATATGAAGGAGTTAATCCAGGGTACCACATGAGTAAAGTGCATTGGAATACAGTTGATTTTAACAAGGATGTTTCTGATAAAATGATGTTAGAATTGATTAATGATTCTTATGATTTAGTTTTCAAAAGTTTAACAAAGAAATTGCAAATAGAAATCAACAACATAAATTAA
- a CDS encoding lysozyme inhibitor LprI family protein, translating into MSKPLFFALFIFSHFYGCTNKNEKEISVKNMSKINITEEVNKEVIIFQKKLNKEYLTSEEVIFAIDTFRLNCKNRKNQDFDSSTEAMNNSVLEMRDGYQMLLERYYQKMLQKLDEKDKPIFAESQKEWLRFKEKDEMFIELMENEKYNSGGSIQSHIAIGNSFDLIKIRVEEIFSYYNSIVEKEEN; encoded by the coding sequence ATGAGCAAGCCTCTCTTTTTTGCCCTTTTTATTTTTTCTCATTTTTATGGTTGTACCAATAAAAATGAAAAAGAGATTTCTGTAAAAAATATGTCAAAAATAAATATTACAGAGGAGGTTAATAAAGAAGTTATAATCTTTCAAAAAAAGTTAAATAAAGAATATTTGACATCAGAAGAAGTAATATTTGCAATTGATACCTTCAGATTAAATTGTAAGAACAGAAAAAATCAAGATTTTGATTCTTCAACAGAAGCGATGAATAATTCTGTTTTGGAAATGAGGGATGGCTATCAAATGTTATTGGAAAGGTATTATCAAAAAATGCTTCAAAAACTTGATGAAAAAGATAAGCCGATATTTGCAGAATCTCAAAAAGAATGGTTAAGATTCAAAGAAAAAGATGAAATGTTTATTGAATTGATGGAGAACGAGAAATACAACTCAGGAGGGTCAATTCAATCACATATAGCAATTGGAAATTCTTTTGATTTGATAAAGATTAGAGTCGAAGAAATATTTTCTTACTATAATTCTATTGTTGAAAAAGAAGAAAATTAA
- a CDS encoding sigma-54-dependent transcriptional regulator, protein MNSLRIFLIEDDTFFGESLKYHLSLNPDFEVHLFTTGKDCLQNLYLKPQIICLDFGLPDITGDKLLQKIRAINNSIPIIIISGQEDIEVAINFLKSGASDYIVKNSHTKEILWNAILKTKENLKLISEIEDLKEKLEQKFSFEKTIIGQSDIMKEVFTKISKALNSNINVSINGETGTGKEVVAKAIHFNSDRKNKPFVAVNMAAIPRELMENEFFGHEKGAFTGADSRAMGKFEQANGGTIFLDEIAELDLNLQSKLLRVLQEREVIRIGGKEAIKFDARLIIATHKNLAEEVKKGNFREDLYYRIMGLPIYLPPLRERDNDVLLLSKHFVNLFVKENKLKPITISKEAKDKIQKYPFPGNIRELKAVIDLACVLCNDNEITKNDLTFSSFNDSNIFLHEEKTLREYTSEIILHHLKKNNNDVIKTAKKLDIGKSTIYNLIQSLDKRDKL, encoded by the coding sequence ATGAACTCATTAAGAATATTTTTAATTGAAGACGATACTTTTTTTGGAGAGTCATTAAAATATCATTTAAGCTTAAATCCAGACTTTGAAGTTCACTTATTTACTACAGGAAAAGATTGTTTACAAAATCTCTATTTAAAACCACAAATAATATGCCTTGATTTTGGACTACCTGACATTACAGGTGACAAATTATTACAAAAAATTCGTGCTATAAATAATTCAATACCGATAATAATTATTAGCGGACAAGAAGACATTGAAGTAGCTATTAATTTCTTAAAATCAGGAGCAAGTGACTATATTGTTAAAAACAGTCATACCAAAGAAATTTTATGGAATGCAATTTTAAAAACAAAAGAAAACCTAAAGCTTATTTCAGAAATAGAAGATCTGAAAGAAAAATTAGAACAAAAATTTAGCTTTGAAAAAACAATCATAGGACAAAGCGACATAATGAAAGAAGTGTTTACTAAAATCAGTAAAGCCCTTAATTCTAATATAAATGTTTCTATAAACGGAGAAACTGGCACAGGTAAAGAAGTTGTAGCAAAAGCAATTCATTTTAACTCAGACCGAAAAAACAAGCCTTTTGTGGCCGTAAATATGGCCGCTATCCCAAGAGAATTAATGGAGAATGAGTTTTTTGGACACGAAAAAGGAGCTTTCACAGGTGCTGACTCCAGAGCCATGGGTAAATTTGAACAAGCTAATGGAGGTACTATTTTTTTAGACGAAATTGCTGAGTTAGACTTGAACCTACAAAGTAAACTTTTAAGAGTTTTACAAGAACGAGAAGTTATAAGAATTGGTGGTAAAGAAGCCATAAAATTTGATGCCAGACTTATCATTGCAACACACAAAAATTTAGCAGAAGAAGTCAAAAAAGGAAACTTTAGAGAGGATTTATATTATAGAATAATGGGATTACCTATTTATTTGCCTCCACTTAGAGAAAGAGACAATGATGTGTTATTGTTATCAAAACACTTTGTCAATTTATTTGTCAAAGAAAACAAATTAAAACCCATAACAATTTCAAAAGAAGCCAAAGATAAAATTCAAAAATACCCTTTCCCAGGAAACATAAGAGAATTAAAAGCAGTAATTGATCTTGCATGTGTTTTATGTAATGATAATGAAATAACAAAAAACGATCTTACTTTTTCAAGCTTTAATGATTCTAACATTTTCTTACATGAAGAAAAAACTCTCAGAGAATACACCTCAGAAATAATTCTTCATCACTTAAAAAAGAACAACAATGATGTCATTAAAACAGCAAAAAAATTAGACATAGGTAAATCGACAATCTATAACCTCATTCAATCGTTGGACAAGAGAGACAAGTTGTAA
- a CDS encoding response regulator: MERQNKLKLFIVDDDNFCSSVFQQYLNNINFTNIQCFTNDNDCIDNLDQNPDIIFLDHNMEDLASFEVLKKIKRHNPNIYVIIVSGQENITTAINALKYGAFDYMVKDSNICEKMSKVIEVILKIKEELEKSNPTTIQKLLSFTFTTFTITSWFNL; encoded by the coding sequence ATGGAAAGGCAAAATAAGCTCAAACTATTTATCGTTGATGATGACAATTTTTGTTCAAGCGTATTTCAGCAATATTTAAATAACATAAACTTTACAAACATACAATGCTTTACCAATGATAATGATTGCATAGACAATTTAGATCAAAATCCAGACATCATTTTTCTAGATCATAATATGGAAGATTTGGCTAGCTTTGAGGTTCTTAAAAAAATTAAACGCCACAACCCTAACATCTATGTTATAATCGTTTCAGGGCAAGAAAACATTACAACAGCAATAAATGCATTAAAATACGGAGCTTTTGATTATATGGTAAAAGATTCAAATATTTGTGAAAAAATGAGCAAAGTGATTGAAGTAATATTAAAGATAAAAGAGGAATTAGAAAAATCAAATCCAACTACAATTCAAAAATTATTGTCATTTACATTCACAACATTTACTATTACAAGTTGGTTTAACTTATAA
- a CDS encoding bleomycin resistance protein codes for MITAIIPKLPFIDKQKTLGFYEKLGFVLNADYNDYCIVSKDKFEIHFFVYKELNPLKSDFMIYIRMENDIADFYKKVQENNIQIHPNGKLEKKPWDQIEFSIIDPNGTLLTFGQSI; via the coding sequence ATGATTACGGCTATTATTCCTAAATTACCCTTTATTGACAAACAGAAAACTCTTGGGTTTTATGAAAAACTAGGTTTTGTCTTGAATGCAGATTATAATGATTATTGTATCGTTTCAAAAGATAAATTTGAAATTCATTTCTTTGTTTATAAAGAATTAAATCCATTGAAATCTGATTTTATGATTTATATCCGAATGGAAAATGATATTGCCGACTTTTATAAAAAAGTTCAAGAAAATAATATTCAAATTCATCCAAATGGTAAACTAGAGAAAAAGCCTTGGGATCAAATAGAATTCTCAATTATAGATCCAAATGGCACTTTATTAACTTTTGGTCAGTCAATTTAA
- a CDS encoding FIST signal transduction protein has translation MKVASYLYQSETLISNPKNSSFNETEAQLVIGFGDKELLNEDFFSKIKSKFPNAKIILCSTAGEIYNNQVYDHTVSISVFYFERATLQTSKVSIENYQSSFDAGKHLIKNLSQKDLKLLFILSDGSKVNASELVKGINQFKDEDILVTGGLAGDGTNFKDTVVGLNEIPVSGNIVAIGFYGDCLQCTHGSISGWETFGLERIVTKSAKNVLYEIDSKNALDLYKTYLGKYSDELPSSALLFPLAIINSENEQPIVRTILSIDEENKSMTFAGDIPEGCKVRFMKANFDRLIDAASDAANNCIEIYNNKPQFAFLISCVGRKIILGNRIDEEIEAVTDIFGENTTTTGFYSYGEISPLKTLKNCELHNQTMTITGIHEMI, from the coding sequence ATGAAAGTAGCATCATATTTATACCAAAGTGAAACACTCATTAGTAATCCTAAAAATTCAAGCTTTAACGAAACCGAGGCTCAATTGGTTATTGGTTTTGGTGATAAAGAATTACTAAATGAAGATTTTTTCAGCAAAATAAAAAGCAAGTTCCCCAATGCAAAAATTATTTTATGTTCAACAGCAGGTGAAATTTATAACAACCAAGTTTATGATCACACGGTTTCTATCTCAGTATTTTATTTTGAAAGAGCGACTTTACAAACCAGTAAGGTAAGCATAGAAAATTATCAATCAAGTTTTGATGCAGGAAAACATTTAATTAAAAATCTTTCACAAAAAGATTTAAAATTATTATTTATTCTTTCAGACGGAAGTAAAGTTAATGCTAGTGAACTCGTTAAAGGAATCAATCAATTCAAAGACGAAGACATCTTAGTTACCGGGGGACTTGCTGGAGACGGCACTAATTTTAAAGATACCGTTGTAGGATTAAATGAAATACCAGTTTCTGGAAATATTGTTGCCATAGGTTTTTATGGAGATTGTTTACAATGCACTCATGGTTCAATAAGTGGTTGGGAAACATTTGGATTAGAGCGTATAGTTACGAAATCTGCAAAAAACGTATTATATGAAATTGACTCAAAAAATGCATTAGATCTATACAAAACCTATTTAGGAAAGTATTCAGATGAGTTACCTTCATCAGCATTACTATTCCCTTTAGCGATTATCAATTCAGAAAATGAACAACCAATAGTTAGAACAATTTTATCTATTGATGAAGAAAATAAATCTATGACATTTGCAGGTGACATTCCTGAAGGATGCAAAGTTAGATTTATGAAAGCTAATTTTGACAGGCTCATCGACGCAGCAAGCGACGCAGCAAATAATTGTATTGAAATTTACAACAACAAACCTCAATTTGCCTTTTTAATAAGCTGTGTAGGTAGAAAAATCATCCTTGGCAACCGAATAGACGAAGAAATAGAAGCCGTAACAGATATTTTTGGAGAAAACACAACCACAACAGGCTTTTATTCTTATGGTGAAATCTCACCATTAAAAACTCTTAAAAATTGTGAATTGCACAATCAAACCATGACAATTACTGGTATTCATGAAATGATATAA
- a CDS encoding cyclase family protein, whose translation MIAEIQHQKQTFKIDLSQPLDISLPISNTEQNPIAWYIEKPEIEPVRFGDWVGKVSEGSSSTNFNNIFFNPHGHGTHTECLGHITRDFYSINQCLKQFFFTAEVISVQPEAQGEDFVITKAQIENALQGKSPEAIIIRTLPNSSDKTSKKYSNTNWPYLLEEAATFIRGKGIQHLLIDLPSVDREHDEGRLLAHKAFWNVKDVNHLNQDARMSSTITELIFVDDTIDDGSYILNLQIASFENDASPSKPTLYKI comes from the coding sequence GTGATTGCAGAAATTCAACACCAAAAGCAGACTTTTAAAATAGATTTATCTCAACCATTAGATATTTCTTTGCCAATTTCTAATACAGAACAAAATCCAATTGCTTGGTATATTGAAAAGCCAGAAATAGAACCTGTTCGATTTGGCGATTGGGTAGGTAAAGTTTCTGAAGGGAGTTCGTCGACAAATTTCAATAATATTTTTTTCAATCCTCACGGACATGGTACGCATACCGAATGTTTGGGACACATTACAAGAGATTTCTATAGTATCAATCAATGTTTAAAGCAATTCTTTTTTACTGCAGAAGTGATTTCGGTACAGCCAGAAGCACAAGGAGAAGATTTTGTGATTACTAAAGCACAGATTGAAAATGCTTTACAAGGTAAATCTCCTGAAGCGATTATTATTAGAACATTGCCAAATTCATCTGATAAAACTTCAAAAAAATACTCAAACACCAACTGGCCTTATTTGTTGGAAGAAGCAGCAACATTTATTCGCGGAAAAGGAATTCAACATCTGTTAATCGATTTACCAAGTGTTGATAGAGAACATGATGAAGGCAGACTATTGGCGCATAAAGCATTTTGGAATGTAAAAGATGTAAATCATCTTAATCAAGATGCTAGAATGAGCAGTACAATAACAGAATTGATTTTTGTTGATGATACGATTGATGATGGATCTTACATACTAAACCTTCAAATCGCTTCGTTTGAAAATGATGCAAGTCCGAGTAAACCAACATTGTACAAAATATGA
- a CDS encoding PAS domain-containing hybrid sensor histidine kinase/response regulator → MELHKLLQKQIKKYLGDIDTNQFPINEFINNVNQSYLAFERDRELMEHVFIQSEKEYNEINKSLKEEYNLKQQSIANLYNSLKVLEDEVDEIKNEDIDDLLYISKYLNQQIGKGKEIEKDLLTTVELLKTLLANLQSGILVEDENRKIHFTNQLFCDMFSIPINPDQMIGVDCTESVEQSKHLFVDSENFGPRITELLLHKKIVTNELIETVHGKFLERDYIPIFIKNVYKGHLWKYTDVTNRIKTQALLKQSEERNRLIMKSALNAIITINTKDAITFWNNQAEIIFGWKKEEVLGKSLADIIIPNIHKEAHKLGMKKFMETGEGPVLNKQIELRALHKNGNEFPIEISIIPIQQNNELIFCSFIQDISERKAAENNLKYQEEKYRNIIANMNLGLIEVDNNEIAKYVNQSFLEISGYEESEIIGKKPSSIFFAWNNEEFISNKIENRKKGISEIYQVPVKNKRGELRWWAISAAPNYDDKGNQTGSIGIHLDITSQKKLEIELEQEKIKAQEASKSKEVFLANMSHEIRTPLNAIIGFLRELSKQQLTELQKNYVENSSIASKHLLAIINNILDISKIEAQEMILDEEDFSLQKSITNVVNVLEPKATQNGTKVIVNLDNKIVKTLKGDPLRIEQILFNLIGNSIKFTSKGEITISTKLIHENPNSQQICITIKDTGIGMDADFVENIFKKFSQEDKKTTRKFGGTGLGMAITKELINLMNGSIHIESQKNIGTSIDVILNLPKSYVDFKKTNTSNNHSINIEDTKILLVEDNELNRMVAQNSLQYYNCLVTEAENGLEAIKALKKEDFDIILMDIQMPELDGIETTTIIRNELKLKTPIIALTANAFKSEIEKCYAAGINDYVTKPFDEDLLIEVIYKNLNKNYLLKNTKDELLYNLNSLYNLSRGNNDFVFKMIEIFIKQTEETIIKINDAIKSNEFSEVSKLIHKIKPSVEGMGIKSLMEDMKNLEVISKNKNDKEIIRLFEIIKESLQLAIVQLKENELKN, encoded by the coding sequence ATGGAACTTCATAAACTTTTACAAAAGCAAATAAAAAAATATTTAGGTGATATCGACACTAATCAATTCCCAATTAATGAATTCATAAACAATGTCAATCAGTCCTATTTAGCTTTTGAAAGAGATCGTGAGTTAATGGAACATGTTTTTATTCAAAGTGAAAAAGAATATAATGAAATAAATAAAAGTCTCAAAGAAGAATACAATTTAAAACAACAATCAATAGCCAACTTATACAATAGCCTAAAAGTCCTAGAAGATGAAGTAGATGAAATAAAAAATGAAGACATAGACGATTTACTTTATATATCCAAATATCTAAATCAGCAAATAGGAAAAGGTAAAGAAATCGAAAAAGACCTTTTGACAACAGTAGAACTTCTTAAAACCTTATTAGCCAATCTACAATCAGGAATTTTAGTGGAAGACGAAAACAGGAAAATACATTTTACAAATCAGCTCTTTTGCGACATGTTTTCCATTCCTATTAATCCAGATCAAATGATAGGTGTAGATTGCACAGAATCTGTTGAACAATCTAAACACTTATTTGTTGATTCAGAAAATTTTGGTCCAAGAATAACCGAACTACTCCTACACAAAAAAATAGTAACAAATGAGCTAATAGAAACAGTACATGGTAAATTTTTAGAAAGAGATTATATTCCTATTTTTATTAAAAATGTTTACAAAGGACATCTCTGGAAATATACTGATGTCACTAATAGAATAAAAACCCAAGCTTTATTAAAACAAAGTGAAGAGCGTAATAGGCTTATCATGAAATCTGCTCTTAATGCCATTATTACAATAAATACAAAAGATGCTATTACATTTTGGAACAATCAAGCAGAAATTATTTTTGGTTGGAAAAAGGAAGAGGTGTTAGGCAAAAGTTTAGCAGACATCATAATTCCTAACATACACAAAGAAGCTCATAAACTTGGAATGAAAAAATTCATGGAAACTGGTGAAGGACCAGTTTTAAACAAACAAATTGAACTTAGGGCGCTTCATAAAAACGGAAATGAATTTCCAATAGAAATTTCTATTATTCCTATTCAACAAAATAATGAACTCATTTTTTGTTCATTTATTCAGGATATTTCTGAACGAAAAGCAGCAGAAAACAACCTCAAATATCAAGAAGAAAAATATAGAAACATTATTGCCAACATGAATTTAGGACTTATCGAGGTTGACAACAATGAAATTGCTAAATATGTAAATCAAAGCTTTTTGGAAATTTCGGGATATGAAGAATCTGAGATTATAGGAAAAAAACCTTCATCAATTTTCTTTGCTTGGAATAATGAAGAATTCATCTCAAATAAAATTGAAAACCGTAAAAAAGGTATCTCTGAAATTTATCAAGTCCCAGTAAAAAACAAAAGAGGCGAATTAAGATGGTGGGCAATAAGTGCAGCTCCAAACTATGATGACAAAGGAAATCAAACGGGTTCAATAGGGATACATCTTGACATAACAAGTCAAAAAAAGTTAGAAATAGAATTAGAACAAGAAAAAATAAAAGCTCAAGAAGCTTCAAAGTCAAAAGAAGTATTTCTTGCTAATATGAGTCATGAAATTAGAACACCCTTAAATGCAATAATTGGTTTTCTTAGAGAATTAAGTAAACAACAACTTACAGAATTACAAAAAAATTATGTAGAAAATAGTAGTATTGCTTCAAAACATCTTTTAGCTATTATAAATAATATATTAGATATCTCAAAAATTGAAGCTCAAGAAATGATTCTTGATGAAGAAGATTTTAGCTTACAAAAATCCATAACAAATGTGGTTAATGTATTAGAACCAAAAGCTACTCAAAATGGCACTAAAGTAATTGTAAACTTAGATAATAAAATAGTTAAAACTTTAAAAGGGGACCCTCTTAGAATTGAACAAATACTATTCAATTTAATTGGAAATTCTATAAAATTCACTTCTAAAGGAGAAATCACAATAAGTACAAAGCTTATTCACGAAAACCCTAATAGTCAACAAATTTGCATAACTATAAAAGACACAGGAATTGGCATGGATGCTGATTTTGTTGAGAATATTTTTAAAAAGTTTTCACAAGAAGACAAAAAAACAACAAGAAAATTTGGTGGTACTGGATTAGGAATGGCTATAACCAAAGAATTGATTAATCTTATGAATGGATCAATTCATATAGAAAGTCAGAAAAACATTGGAACATCAATAGATGTTATTTTAAATTTACCAAAAAGCTATGTTGATTTTAAAAAAACCAATACATCAAACAATCACTCTATAAATATTGAAGATACTAAAATTCTTCTTGTTGAGGACAATGAACTAAATAGAATGGTTGCACAAAATTCACTTCAATACTATAATTGCCTTGTTACTGAAGCTGAAAATGGATTAGAAGCAATTAAAGCATTAAAAAAAGAAGATTTTGATATTATTTTAATGGATATTCAAATGCCTGAGCTTGACGGCATTGAAACTACAACAATTATTAGAAACGAACTAAAGCTAAAAACTCCAATCATTGCTCTTACCGCAAACGCCTTCAAATCAGAAATAGAAAAATGCTACGCTGCTGGAATAAATGATTATGTTACTAAACCATTTGATGAAGATCTTTTAATAGAAGTTATTTATAAAAATTTAAATAAAAATTATCTTTTAAAAAACACAAAAGACGAGTTACTGTATAACCTAAACTCTCTCTACAATTTAAGTCGTGGCAATAATGATTTTGTTTTTAAAATGATCGAAATATTTATCAAACAAACAGAAGAAACTATAATTAAGATTAATGATGCAATTAAATCAAATGAGTTTTCAGAGGTTAGTAAACTTATCCATAAAATTAAACCTAGTGTAGAAGGGATGGGAATTAAAAGCTTAATGGAGGACATGAAAAATTTAGAAGTAATTAGTAAAAATAAAAATGATAAAGAAATTATACGGTTATTCGAGATCATAAAAGAAAGTTTACAATTAGCTATAGTACAACTCAAAGAAAACGAATTAAAGAATTAA
- a CDS encoding DUF4407 domain-containing protein, translating to MLKRFFILCSGADRELLDSCSEGEQTKYVGIGATVFFTAVMAFLASAYALFTVFDNPYYAIAFGTVWAFLIFNLDRFIVSTIRKRDNLLAELAQASPRIILAMIIAIVISKPLEIKIFEKEINTVLLKEKNTMAIANKNQVTNFFKSDVSKNQSEIDSIKSNIKAKEKEVAYLYQSYITEAEGSAGTKKMGKGPIYKEKREAHDLALRQLDSLKTNSAKTIADKEARAKTLQADLDKKVSDSKPIIDNFDGLMARINALGKLPLLPSLFIMLLFLAIETSPIIAKMLSPKGEYDFKLEDNETALKTHIEQNNFQRALQKDTDAMIYDKVYEDIRSDKELYDYKKKSAIEILKLQSDSYVTKQKSVM from the coding sequence ATGTTAAAACGTTTTTTTATTCTGTGCTCTGGCGCAGATAGGGAGTTACTAGACTCTTGCAGTGAAGGCGAACAAACCAAATATGTAGGTATTGGAGCCACTGTTTTTTTTACCGCAGTAATGGCTTTTTTAGCGAGTGCTTATGCCTTGTTTACTGTATTTGACAATCCTTATTATGCTATTGCATTTGGGACAGTTTGGGCATTTCTTATTTTTAATCTGGATCGCTTTATTGTATCTACCATTAGAAAAAGAGATAATCTTTTAGCAGAACTAGCACAAGCTTCACCCCGAATTATTTTAGCAATGATTATTGCAATTGTAATATCAAAACCTTTAGAAATTAAAATATTTGAAAAAGAAATTAATACTGTTCTTTTAAAAGAAAAGAATACCATGGCTATTGCTAATAAAAATCAGGTGACCAATTTTTTTAAAAGTGATGTAAGCAAAAATCAATCAGAGATTGACAGTATTAAATCGAATATTAAAGCTAAAGAAAAAGAAGTTGCCTATTTATATCAATCGTACATTACAGAAGCCGAAGGTAGTGCAGGAACTAAAAAAATGGGTAAAGGACCTATTTACAAAGAGAAAAGAGAAGCACATGATTTAGCTTTACGCCAACTGGATTCACTAAAAACAAATTCTGCCAAAACCATTGCAGATAAAGAAGCTAGAGCAAAAACTTTACAAGCCGATTTAGACAAAAAAGTATCCGATTCTAAACCAATCATAGATAATTTTGATGGGTTAATGGCAAGAATTAATGCCTTGGGGAAATTGCCATTATTACCTTCTCTTTTTATCATGTTGCTATTTTTAGCTATCGAAACCTCTCCTATTATTGCTAAAATGTTATCTCCTAAAGGAGAATACGATTTTAAACTAGAAGATAATGAAACTGCATTGAAAACTCATATTGAGCAAAACAACTTTCAACGTGCTTTACAAAAAGACACAGACGCCATGATTTATGACAAAGTGTATGAAGATATAAGGTCAGATAAAGAACTGTATGATTACAAGAAAAAATCTGCTATTGAAATTCTAAAATTGCAATCTGACAGTTACGTGACCAAGCAAAAAAGTGTCATGTAA
- a CDS encoding PH domain-containing protein, producing the protein MIDNLKKILNEDQDPKAIEKITAKLENLLMSNEEVGYIAVQKKPAITVFPDSIVVTNKRIILCKPKNLGLSMEFVDFNWDEIGGTFVKEGILGSDFTFSTKTELTHTVDYLPKNQARKLYTFAKEQMDLLKNPQVAVAAVEIAPVVEESVIVEDYPVEVVEEVEAEEVTSFAEIMPSVPAIAEPIIEEKIEVTATNSGERKLSEMSSEELFAKLQNYKKLLDNGLILQGEYDRLKAEVLQYM; encoded by the coding sequence ATGATTGATAATTTAAAGAAAATATTAAACGAAGATCAAGATCCAAAAGCAATTGAGAAAATTACGGCAAAGCTTGAGAACTTATTGATGTCTAACGAGGAAGTTGGTTACATTGCTGTACAAAAAAAGCCAGCTATAACGGTTTTTCCAGACAGTATCGTAGTTACCAACAAGCGTATCATTTTATGCAAACCTAAAAATTTAGGTTTGTCTATGGAGTTTGTAGATTTTAATTGGGACGAAATAGGAGGAACGTTTGTAAAAGAAGGAATTTTAGGTTCTGATTTTACTTTTTCAACAAAAACTGAATTAACACATACTGTAGATTATTTGCCAAAAAATCAGGCTAGAAAATTATACACTTTTGCCAAAGAACAAATGGATTTGTTAAAAAACCCTCAGGTTGCAGTTGCTGCGGTAGAAATAGCTCCAGTCGTAGAAGAATCAGTGATTGTAGAAGATTATCCTGTTGAAGTTGTAGAAGAAGTTGAAGCAGAAGAAGTAACTTCTTTTGCTGAAATTATGCCTTCGGTTCCAGCTATTGCTGAACCAATTATTGAGGAGAAAATTGAAGTTACTGCAACAAATTCAGGGGAAAGAAAATTAAGCGAAATGAGTAGTGAAGAACTTTTTGCTAAACTTCAGAATTATAAAAAATTACTAGATAACGGACTAATTCTTCAAGGAGAATATGACCGTTTAAAAGCAGAAGTTTTGCAATATATGTAA